Proteins encoded together in one Orrella marina window:
- the rplK gene encoding 50S ribosomal protein L11, translating into MAKKIVGYIKLQVPAGKANPSPPIGPALGQRGLNIMEFCKAFNAKTQGMEPGLPIPVVITAFADKSFTFVMKTPPAAILIKKAAGIQKGSARPHSDKVGKLTREQAEEIAKTKTPDLTASDLDAAVRTIAGSARSMGITVEGV; encoded by the coding sequence ATGGCGAAGAAAATCGTCGGCTATATCAAGCTGCAAGTACCAGCTGGTAAGGCCAATCCGTCCCCCCCAATTGGTCCCGCACTCGGTCAGCGTGGCTTGAACATCATGGAATTCTGCAAGGCGTTTAACGCCAAGACTCAGGGCATGGAGCCCGGTCTGCCGATTCCAGTGGTTATTACTGCCTTTGCAGACAAGAGCTTCACCTTTGTGATGAAGACTCCACCTGCTGCGATCCTGATCAAGAAGGCAGCAGGAATTCAGAAAGGTTCGGCACGCCCGCACAGCGACAAGGTCGGCAAGCTAACCCGCGAACAGGCTGAAGAAATAGCCAAGACCAAAACGCCAGACTTGACTGCTAGCGACCTGGACGCAGCTGTGCGTACCATTGCAGGTAGCGCTCGTAGCATGGGCATCACGGTTGAGGGAGTCTAA